From one Chryseobacterium sp. 3008163 genomic stretch:
- a CDS encoding S8 family serine peptidase, translating into MKKCVFFLLTAFALSSCNNDDLQTSAIESEIVQTDPLTARQINDKINETTKTKGRFSWNESSSHFLWSGIVQGNKVASIGFGDSKDDFDRSKSSNSEALQNEILEVISQYEGKKDRVLMASDEYLNQIDVYIEKQETVIALRKLKSIRYFEPADYHYFENENKLSGVAKSSGSSSGCGLESTALSSADYTTVTPNAKAPWSFAKHNITSAWNYSTGAGITIGLIDSGVSFNQGLLSGSFNNGSSSGRTISKNGVYVDSVWPWSSGYDGADDKCGHGTSMASAMAAPRNNLGQPVGVAYNANLISYRAASNVVLDGYHEQEGVKTAFTALGNNTSVKIISMSMGHIFSVGKIEDGVKYAYSKGKLIFCAGGTSTSFTTFVGVIFPAWMPETQAITGVKENTSNQKCDVCHSGSEIDFTYQMERASGNNIPVLSYYNSQTDYVGGSSVATASTAGIAALVWSKNPSWTRDQVLNKMRQSSTYYPTKNADFGYGNINVLQAVQ; encoded by the coding sequence ATGAAAAAATGTGTATTCTTCTTACTCACTGCATTCGCTTTGAGTTCATGCAACAATGATGATCTTCAGACATCGGCTATTGAGAGCGAAATTGTACAAACAGATCCGCTCACAGCGAGACAAATCAATGATAAGATTAACGAAACCACCAAAACCAAAGGCAGATTTTCCTGGAACGAATCTTCCTCCCACTTTCTATGGAGCGGAATTGTTCAGGGAAATAAAGTTGCATCCATAGGTTTTGGAGATTCTAAAGATGATTTCGATCGAAGCAAATCTTCCAATTCTGAAGCTTTACAGAACGAAATTCTTGAGGTAATTTCACAGTACGAAGGCAAAAAAGACCGAGTTCTCATGGCATCTGACGAATATCTGAATCAGATTGATGTTTATATTGAAAAGCAGGAAACAGTCATTGCACTGCGTAAATTAAAATCAATACGTTATTTTGAACCAGCCGATTACCATTATTTTGAAAATGAAAACAAACTAAGCGGTGTTGCCAAATCAAGCGGAAGTTCATCGGGTTGCGGTTTGGAGTCTACAGCTTTAAGTTCCGCAGACTACACAACAGTTACGCCCAATGCAAAAGCGCCGTGGTCTTTCGCAAAACACAATATTACCAGCGCATGGAATTATAGCACAGGAGCAGGAATTACCATTGGATTAATCGATTCAGGAGTTTCTTTTAACCAAGGTTTATTGAGTGGCAGTTTTAATAACGGTTCATCTTCCGGGCGAACCATTAGCAAAAACGGTGTCTATGTAGATTCTGTCTGGCCTTGGAGTTCGGGTTACGACGGTGCAGATGACAAATGTGGTCACGGAACGAGTATGGCTTCTGCGATGGCAGCTCCAAGAAACAATCTCGGACAGCCAGTTGGTGTGGCATACAATGCGAATTTAATTTCATACCGAGCTGCTTCTAATGTCGTTTTGGATGGTTATCACGAACAAGAAGGGGTGAAAACTGCTTTTACGGCTTTAGGAAATAATACTTCTGTGAAAATTATCTCCATGTCAATGGGACATATTTTTTCTGTCGGTAAGATCGAAGACGGTGTGAAATATGCTTACTCAAAAGGAAAATTGATCTTCTGCGCAGGTGGAACATCTACAAGTTTTACGACTTTCGTTGGTGTCATTTTTCCTGCATGGATGCCGGAAACACAGGCAATAACGGGTGTGAAAGAAAATACATCTAACCAAAAATGTGACGTTTGCCACTCAGGAAGTGAAATCGATTTTACGTATCAGATGGAAAGAGCTTCAGGAAATAATATTCCGGTGTTGAGTTACTACAATTCGCAGACAGATTATGTTGGAGGTTCTTCGGTTGCCACAGCTTCCACAGCAGGAATAGCAGCTTTGGTCTGGTCAAAAAATCCTTCGTGGACGAGAGATCAGGTTTTAAATAAAATGAGACAGTCTTCGACCTATTACCCTACAAAAAATGCAGATTTTGGCTATGGAAATATCAATGTTCTTCAGGCTGTACAGTAA
- the uvrC gene encoding excinuclease ABC subunit UvrC codes for MNPSLELQLKTLPSEPGVYRYYDKNENLLYVGKAKHLKKRVLSYFNKNLLGSRIKIMVGKIHRLETTIVNSEYDALLLENNLIKEHQPFYNVMLKDDKTYPWICIKNEDFPRIFLTRTKIKDGSEYYGPYAKVRPAKILLDTIKHIYKLRTCNLNLASTKIDDGKYKVCLEFHIKNCEGPCEGLESKEDYDEKIDAIRGIIKGDFQTAKKYLINQMMKYAENLQFENAQTIKERIDMLEDYQVKHTVVNPNIDDVDVFGMTSDETAAYVNYFKIRNGNIIQSFTTEIKKIIEESDEDILEEALIEIRQKFESDSKEVLIPFHLTVEIPNVKLIVPKMGDKKRIVELSEKNAKEYRIEKLKQVQIVDPERHSNRIMAEMQKLLRMPVEPRHIEGFDNSNIQGTNPVSACVVFKDGKPSKADYRIFHPKTVIGPDDFKTMEEVIFRRYKRMLDEGESLPQLILIDGGKGQLSSAIKSLKLLGLYGKITIVGIAKRLEEIFFPEDPIPLYLDKKSETLKVLQRVRDEAHRFGVKHHRTRRTNSTIKSELEEIPGVGEKTIEMLLSKLKSVKRIKEANLEILEEILGKSKGKIVHDFFNNP; via the coding sequence ATGAATCCTTCTTTAGAATTACAGCTTAAAACTTTACCATCAGAACCCGGCGTTTATCGTTATTACGATAAGAACGAAAATTTACTGTACGTAGGAAAGGCTAAACATTTGAAGAAAAGAGTTCTATCCTATTTTAATAAAAATCTTTTAGGTTCCAGAATAAAAATCATGGTTGGTAAAATCCACCGGCTTGAAACTACTATCGTAAACAGTGAGTATGATGCACTTTTATTGGAAAATAATCTAATAAAAGAGCATCAGCCTTTTTACAATGTGATGTTGAAAGATGACAAAACTTACCCCTGGATTTGCATTAAAAATGAAGATTTCCCACGAATTTTTCTCACGAGAACGAAGATTAAAGACGGTTCAGAATACTATGGACCTTATGCAAAAGTGCGCCCGGCGAAGATTCTTTTAGATACAATTAAACATATTTATAAGCTTAGAACCTGTAATCTCAACTTGGCTTCAACCAAAATCGATGACGGTAAATATAAAGTCTGTCTTGAATTTCATATTAAAAACTGCGAAGGACCATGTGAAGGTTTGGAAAGCAAAGAAGATTATGATGAAAAAATCGATGCGATACGAGGTATTATTAAAGGAGATTTCCAGACTGCAAAAAAATATTTGATCAATCAAATGATGAAATATGCTGAGAATCTTCAGTTTGAAAACGCGCAAACCATCAAAGAACGCATAGATATGCTGGAAGACTATCAGGTCAAACATACCGTGGTGAATCCTAACATTGACGATGTGGATGTCTTTGGGATGACGAGTGATGAGACGGCGGCTTATGTGAACTATTTTAAAATCAGAAATGGAAATATTATTCAGAGTTTCACCACAGAAATCAAAAAAATTATTGAAGAAAGTGACGAAGATATTTTGGAAGAAGCTTTGATTGAGATTCGTCAGAAATTTGAATCTGATTCAAAAGAAGTACTTATACCATTTCATTTGACGGTGGAAATTCCTAATGTGAAACTAATTGTTCCTAAAATGGGCGATAAAAAGCGTATCGTGGAACTTTCGGAAAAAAATGCAAAGGAATACAGAATCGAAAAGCTAAAACAGGTACAAATTGTAGATCCCGAAAGACATTCAAATAGAATCATGGCAGAAATGCAAAAACTCCTGAGAATGCCTGTCGAGCCACGTCACATTGAAGGTTTTGACAACTCTAATATCCAGGGAACCAATCCCGTTTCAGCGTGTGTTGTTTTTAAAGATGGAAAACCGAGCAAAGCCGATTACAGAATTTTCCATCCCAAAACCGTCATTGGTCCTGATGATTTTAAAACGATGGAAGAGGTAATTTTCCGACGTTATAAAAGAATGCTCGACGAAGGTGAAAGCCTGCCACAGCTGATCCTGATTGATGGTGGAAAAGGTCAATTATCATCAGCTATAAAAAGTTTAAAATTACTTGGACTGTACGGAAAAATAACGATCGTAGGTATCGCAAAAAGATTAGAAGAAATTTTCTTCCCCGAAGATCCTATTCCTTTGTATCTCGATAAGAAATCTGAAACGTTGAAAGTTTTACAAAGAGTACGTGACGAAGCCCACCGTTTCGGAGTAAAACACCATAGAACAAGAAGAACCAATTCAACCATAAAATCTGAATTGGAAGAAATTCCTGGTGTTGGAGAGAAGACGATTGAAATGCTTTTATCTAAATTGAAATCTGTTAAACGAATAAAAGAAGCAAACCTTGAGATTTTGGAAGAGATTTTAGGAAAAAGTAAAGGGAAAATAGTACATGATTTTTTTAACAATCCATAA
- a CDS encoding anti-sigma factor domain-containing protein, with the protein MNSKEYISSGILESYILGHVSPEEAGILECVMKNNNEVREAFEEAQKTFEMLATAQAVIPPNDLKSKIWAKIQQEQTVEVEKPVIPIQNNIEKEVKVEEEVKEIKESKSSSWKNFAIAAAVLFLISTGINLYWMNSQSKINDQLVKVESERKTNQLAMQNMQQKLDVFANPNMKKVVLAGVEKHPEAKATVLWDSNSKDIYLSANSLPKAPEGMQYQLWAIADGKPVNAGMYSEDKDSRIAISNITNAQAFAITLEKKGEVKFLRWKICL; encoded by the coding sequence TTGAATAGTAAAGAGTACATATCATCCGGAATTCTAGAATCATACATTCTAGGTCATGTTTCTCCCGAGGAAGCAGGTATTTTGGAATGTGTAATGAAGAACAATAATGAAGTAAGAGAGGCTTTTGAAGAAGCACAAAAAACTTTTGAGATGCTTGCCACTGCGCAGGCTGTGATCCCACCCAATGATTTAAAATCTAAAATTTGGGCTAAAATTCAACAAGAACAAACAGTTGAAGTTGAAAAACCTGTCATTCCGATCCAAAACAATATTGAAAAAGAAGTGAAGGTAGAGGAAGAAGTTAAGGAAATTAAAGAAAGTAAAAGCAGCAGTTGGAAGAATTTTGCAATTGCAGCAGCGGTTCTATTTTTAATCAGCACCGGTATTAATTTATACTGGATGAATAGTCAATCAAAAATTAATGACCAACTTGTAAAAGTAGAAAGTGAACGCAAAACAAATCAATTGGCGATGCAGAATATGCAGCAAAAATTGGATGTTTTTGCTAATCCGAATATGAAAAAAGTTGTATTGGCTGGTGTAGAAAAACACCCTGAGGCTAAAGCAACAGTACTATGGGATAGTAATTCCAAAGATATTTATCTATCTGCAAATTCTCTGCCAAAAGCTCCGGAAGGTATGCAGTATCAATTGTGGGCAATTGCAGACGGTAAGCCAGTAAATGCCGGAATGTATTCTGAAGATAAAGACAGCAGAATAGCAATCTCTAATATCACCAATGCGCAAGCTTTTGCAATCACTCTTGAGAAAAAGGGGGAAGTGAAGTTCCTACGATGGAAAATATGTTTGTGA
- a CDS encoding VanZ family protein: MKRYFAVFIALYTVVLLYMMFYASGREPSEISYIQHQPFITIQHFFNDNNIDNQAFIVNIFGNIFLFSPFGWLGLCIKKFNHFVPITLFFLIAISIIESIQYISGRGVADIDDVFLNTIGMLIGFVLFKYATWKNIANIKVHFELLDSKSKRVSTVS, translated from the coding sequence ATGAAAAGATATTTTGCAGTATTTATTGCCTTATACACCGTCGTTTTATTATATATGATGTTTTATGCTTCTGGTAGAGAACCTTCAGAAATTTCGTATATCCAGCATCAGCCATTTATTACCATTCAGCATTTTTTCAATGACAACAATATTGATAATCAAGCTTTTATTGTCAATATATTTGGTAATATATTTCTCTTCAGTCCATTTGGATGGTTAGGATTATGTATTAAAAAATTCAATCATTTTGTTCCCATCACATTATTTTTTCTTATAGCAATAAGTATTATTGAATCCATTCAATATATATCAGGAAGAGGCGTTGCAGATATTGATGATGTGTTTTTGAACACCATAGGAATGTTAATCGGATTTGTACTATTCAAATATGCAACTTGGAAAAATATTGCCAATATCAAGGTTCACTTTGAATTGTTAGATTCTAAAAGTAAGCGTGTATCAACGGTTTCATAA
- a CDS encoding GNAT family N-acetyltransferase → MTFKRVDSTDKDFQKLVKLLDADLAIRDGEDHAFYHQFNKIDMLKHSIVAYLEDEAVACGAIKPFNEESVEVKRMYTNPQKRKMGLASETLHQLEIWAKELGYKKCVLETGIKQPEAIALYEKCGYHRIPNYGQYIGVENSVCFEKELN, encoded by the coding sequence ATGACATTCAAGAGAGTTGATTCCACAGATAAAGATTTTCAAAAGCTCGTCAAACTTTTAGATGCAGATTTGGCAATCCGCGATGGTGAAGATCATGCTTTCTACCATCAATTCAACAAAATTGATATGCTGAAACACTCCATTGTTGCTTATTTGGAAGATGAAGCTGTCGCTTGTGGAGCTATTAAACCTTTTAATGAAGAAAGTGTGGAAGTGAAAAGAATGTACACCAATCCTCAAAAGAGAAAAATGGGTTTGGCGTCTGAAACTTTACATCAACTGGAGATTTGGGCAAAAGAATTGGGGTACAAAAAATGTGTTTTAGAAACAGGAATCAAACAACCTGAAGCAATCGCATTGTATGAAAAATGCGGATATCATAGAATTCCAAATTACGGACAGTATATTGGCGTAGAAAACAGTGTTTGTTTTGAGAAAGAATTAAATTAA
- a CDS encoding fasciclin domain-containing protein, with protein sequence MNTRTKFVALGMVALSFALSGNVAAQKMKEKTVMVGGAPMYPSKNIVENAVNSKDHKTLVAAVKAAGLVETLQSAGPFTVFAPTDAAFAKLPAGTVENLVKPENKEILTKILTYHVLPGKYSSKQVWAAVKAGNGKAMMKTVAGEELTFWTKGNDLYVTDAKGNKAKVTIADVNQSNGVIHVIDTVLLP encoded by the coding sequence ATGAATACAAGAACAAAATTCGTAGCGTTAGGAATGGTTGCATTATCATTCGCATTAAGTGGAAATGTAGCCGCACAGAAAATGAAAGAAAAGACGGTAATGGTTGGCGGAGCGCCAATGTATCCTTCTAAAAATATTGTAGAAAATGCAGTAAACTCTAAAGATCACAAAACATTAGTTGCAGCAGTAAAAGCAGCTGGCTTGGTAGAAACTTTACAAAGCGCAGGACCTTTCACAGTATTTGCACCTACAGATGCAGCTTTCGCAAAATTACCAGCAGGAACTGTAGAAAATTTGGTAAAGCCTGAAAATAAAGAGATACTGACTAAGATTTTAACTTACCATGTTCTTCCAGGAAAATACAGCTCTAAACAAGTTTGGGCAGCAGTAAAAGCAGGAAATGGAAAAGCAATGATGAAGACAGTTGCAGGAGAAGAGCTAACGTTCTGGACAAAAGGAAATGACTTATATGTAACCGACGCAAAAGGTAACAAAGCAAAAGTAACCATTGCTGATGTGAATCAGTCAAACGGTGTTATACATGTAATAGACACTGTTCTATTACCATAG
- the hutH gene encoding histidine ammonia-lyase, with the protein MIYGVDVLSFHDVLEICKAPNKAKLNETAKEQILKSQDNVKKIVESDRCVYGINTGFGPLCDTKISADETAQLQYNLIISHAVGVGKPIDKEFSKIMMIAKVHALSKGFSGVSLEVIERFILMLEKDIIPVVPEQGSVGASGDLAPLSHLVLPLLGLGQVWVGNEIFETAEILEKNNLEPLVLGPKEGLGLINGTQFILAHAIKGLEKFEYLLDLADMTAAMSLEAYRGSASPFKKELHDIRPFEGSKKVAARMLKFLKNSDNLKAHEYCDRVQDPYSMRCVPQVHGASRNAFEHLKLLTEIELNSVTDNPIVLSAEESISGGNFHGQLLAMPLDYATLAAAELGNISDRRSYLLLEGKYGLPRLLTESSGLNSGFMIPQYTSAALVTENKTLCFPASADSIPTSLGQEDHVSMGSISGRKFNQVLGNLVNILAVELMFAAQGLEFRRPAKCSKIIEENFAILRTKVEKLEEDRLIGKDMLAIAELINERKFVVNF; encoded by the coding sequence ATGATATACGGAGTAGATGTTTTGAGTTTCCATGATGTTTTGGAAATCTGCAAAGCCCCAAATAAAGCTAAATTAAATGAAACTGCGAAAGAGCAGATCCTAAAATCTCAGGATAATGTAAAGAAAATTGTGGAGTCAGATCGTTGTGTTTATGGTATCAATACAGGATTTGGGCCGCTTTGTGATACTAAAATTTCTGCTGACGAAACGGCGCAACTTCAATATAATTTAATTATTTCTCATGCTGTTGGCGTTGGAAAACCCATTGATAAAGAATTTTCAAAAATCATGATGATTGCAAAAGTTCATGCGTTGTCAAAAGGTTTTTCGGGAGTTTCTCTGGAAGTGATTGAAAGATTTATTCTGATGCTTGAAAAAGACATCATTCCGGTAGTTCCGGAACAAGGTTCTGTAGGAGCCTCGGGGGATTTGGCACCTTTATCACACTTGGTTTTGCCGCTTTTAGGTTTAGGTCAGGTTTGGGTAGGAAACGAAATTTTTGAAACTGCTGAAATTCTTGAAAAAAATAACCTTGAGCCTTTGGTTTTAGGTCCAAAAGAAGGTTTGGGATTGATTAATGGAACTCAGTTTATCCTGGCGCATGCCATCAAGGGTTTAGAAAAATTTGAATACCTTTTAGACTTGGCAGATATGACCGCTGCAATGAGTTTGGAAGCGTACAGAGGTTCGGCAAGTCCGTTCAAGAAAGAACTTCATGACATCAGACCTTTTGAAGGAAGCAAGAAAGTGGCTGCGAGAATGCTTAAATTCTTAAAGAATTCTGACAACTTAAAAGCTCACGAATATTGTGACAGAGTACAGGATCCTTATTCGATGAGATGTGTTCCTCAGGTTCACGGTGCCAGCAGAAATGCTTTTGAACATCTTAAATTACTTACTGAAATAGAATTAAATTCTGTAACTGATAATCCAATTGTTTTAAGTGCTGAAGAATCGATTTCTGGAGGTAATTTCCACGGACAATTGCTGGCGATGCCTTTAGATTATGCAACTTTGGCGGCGGCTGAATTGGGAAATATTTCAGACAGGAGAAGCTATTTATTATTGGAAGGAAAATACGGTCTACCAAGATTATTAACGGAAAGTTCAGGTTTAAATTCAGGATTTATGATTCCGCAATATACTTCTGCGGCATTAGTAACGGAGAATAAAACACTTTGTTTCCCAGCTTCTGCAGATTCAATCCCTACAAGTTTGGGTCAGGAAGATCACGTTTCTATGGGAAGTATTTCGGGAAGAAAATTCAATCAGGTTTTAGGAAATTTAGTAAACATTTTAGCGGTAGAGCTGATGTTTGCAGCGCAAGGTTTAGAATTTAGAAGACCTGCAAAATGTTCTAAAATTATTGAAGAAAACTTCGCAATTCTTCGTACGAAAGTTGAAAAACTAGAAGAAGATAGATTGATTGGAAAAGATATGTTGGCTATTGCCGAATTGATTAATGAGAGAAAATTTGTAGTGAATTTTTAA
- a CDS encoding RNA polymerase sigma factor, protein MVGKILHIKTTYSEDELIALLREKSESGFHHLYDHYSGALYGVILRIVQSKEYTEEIIQDVFMKIWNSIHQYDAAKGRFYTWMINIARNTAIDYLKSKSFQNELKNQSLPDFVYNNAELSTTNNSDFIGFSNVLGTLDSDKQELIDLAYYQGYTQSEISEKLNMPLGTVKTKMRNALMKLKDLLKDYQ, encoded by the coding sequence TTGGTAGGTAAAATACTTCATATTAAAACAACCTATTCGGAAGACGAACTTATAGCTTTGCTCAGAGAAAAGAGCGAATCTGGTTTTCACCACTTATATGACCACTATTCTGGGGCATTATATGGTGTGATTCTCCGAATTGTGCAGTCTAAAGAATATACTGAAGAAATTATTCAGGATGTTTTTATGAAAATCTGGAATTCGATTCATCAATATGATGCTGCCAAAGGACGTTTTTATACTTGGATGATTAATATTGCAAGAAACACAGCAATCGATTATTTAAAATCTAAAAGCTTTCAGAACGAGTTAAAAAACCAATCACTTCCTGATTTCGTATATAATAATGCGGAACTTTCAACCACCAATAATTCAGATTTTATTGGGTTTAGTAATGTGCTTGGAACTTTAGATTCTGATAAACAGGAGCTTATAGATTTGGCATACTATCAAGGTTACACGCAGAGTGAGATATCAGAAAAACTGAATATGCCTTTAGGTACTGTAAAAACGAAGATGCGAAATGCATTGATGAAATTAAAAGATTTATTAAAAGATTATCAATAA
- a CDS encoding PorV/PorQ family protein codes for MMKKYLLLLFPLVFGFSQSQIIRKYSNEFLNIGAGARGLAMGGAVISNQDDVYSPMWNPAGLNGITKDWQGAAMHAEYFESIAKYDYLAYAKVLEEGVFGVSIVRLGVDNILNTTQLIDTEGNIDYDKITKFSQSDYAGIISYAFNPGGNPKLDVGVNAKIVYRNVGKFASGYGFGFDVGAIYKADNGWKFGGVLRDATTTVNFWSVNQKELSTIVNGEEFNPAPTDKMELTMPKLNAGASKLFNINSSLYVLPEAGINVDFAKTAALLSTDFASITPYAGAELGYQKMIFVRLGVNRFQSITDIEDLSRKVSFQPSAGLGIRYRGLTLDYAISNSGIGGSNFFSNFFSLKLDMGEFRND; via the coding sequence ATGATGAAAAAATATCTTTTATTACTATTTCCCCTTGTATTTGGGTTTTCTCAATCTCAGATCATCAGAAAATATTCCAATGAATTTTTAAATATTGGTGCCGGAGCGAGAGGTCTTGCAATGGGTGGAGCTGTGATTTCCAATCAGGATGACGTCTATTCCCCGATGTGGAACCCGGCAGGTTTGAATGGGATTACAAAAGACTGGCAGGGAGCAGCAATGCACGCAGAATATTTTGAATCGATTGCGAAATATGATTATCTGGCTTACGCAAAAGTTTTAGAAGAAGGTGTTTTCGGAGTTTCGATTGTAAGATTGGGAGTTGATAACATTTTAAATACCACTCAGTTGATCGATACTGAAGGAAATATTGATTACGATAAAATTACCAAATTTTCACAATCAGATTATGCTGGAATTATTTCTTATGCATTTAATCCTGGTGGAAATCCAAAATTGGATGTCGGTGTCAATGCCAAAATTGTTTACCGTAATGTAGGTAAATTTGCAAGCGGCTATGGTTTCGGTTTTGATGTCGGAGCAATTTACAAAGCTGATAATGGCTGGAAATTCGGGGGAGTTCTTCGTGATGCAACCACAACTGTAAACTTTTGGTCTGTGAATCAAAAGGAATTATCAACAATTGTAAATGGGGAAGAATTTAACCCTGCACCTACTGATAAAATGGAATTAACGATGCCTAAGCTGAATGCCGGTGCAAGTAAATTATTCAATATCAACAGCAGTTTATATGTTTTACCAGAAGCGGGTATTAACGTTGATTTTGCTAAAACAGCAGCTCTTCTTTCAACAGATTTTGCAAGTATCACGCCGTATGCAGGAGCAGAATTAGGTTACCAGAAAATGATTTTTGTGAGATTGGGGGTCAATAGATTTCAATCTATTACAGATATTGAAGATTTAAGTAGAAAGGTTTCTTTTCAACCAAGTGCAGGTTTAGGAATCAGATACAGAGGACTGACGCTTGATTACGCCATTAGCAATTCAGGAATCGGAGGGTCTAATTTCTTCTCCAACTTTTTCTCTTTGAAATTGGATATGGGAGAATTTAGAAACGATTAA